CTTCAGCCTCGTGTCAGAAGTGTGTAAGTTACCTAAACTGTTTGGTGAACTCTAGTAGGTACTGTAGCCActtcctctctttttgtttctcacATACACTACTTCAGTAACTGTGATTATAAATtgtggagagagaagcagaatttgTGTTCAAATGGCAGCAAACTTAAAGTGATCTGTGGGTTGTTTTTCTCCAAGTGGTAGCAGTAAAACATATGACTCTGATGTCAGTTATACATAAATATGGCTGTATTCATACAAAATGGAAACAGTTCAACTGCAACTGGCCCCAAAACCTGAGAGCTGCtgaattttaatagaaaacCAGCCCATTCAGAGGGTGACAGAAATAAGGGATGGTTGTACAAGGCAGGGGCGGGGGAAGAGTGAGTAAAAAACactggcaggcagaggctgttGCTACGGAAGCCTGGAACAATAATGCAGAGGAGTTTGTATGCTGTTGTCTGTCTCACATTATTGCTTCTGCCTTGCCTCACAAAGCAAGTgattaattgccttttttttttttttcccctcagggcAGGGTAGTAATTGCTTTGATAGATTgctaaaaataaagccaaaccattactaaaatattaatccttaaagggaaaaaaaaaaaaaaaaggcagaatgcTGATGTTTCCTATAAACACctgcatttttattcagaaTGGATTTATAGGACTGGTATGAATAATGAATCCATGTCTTTTAATAATGAGCAACCTATTCCACAATCTACTTTTACTTAATGAAATCTCTATTTATTCCTAATGTGTGTTTCCCTCTACAATAAGACACATTGGGTTTCTTTTCCTACTGTTATTTCTCAGtatgtggcttttctttttgattcATCAACACATCTATCTGTGCAATGCCAAactgtcttatttaaaactgtCAAAATGAAACATCTCTTGGGTCTTTTGATGTGAAAGCATTGGActtgtacacacacacacaaatctgTTGCTTATCTTTGATATAACAAGCAGGTGCTGACTGGCATTATGTTGGGCCTTGCTGCTAATCTGCTGTCTCCTTAATATCCTGGAAAATAACTGTTGTACCATGTGTTCTGGAAAATGGATTGTGCTATTATGTATTTTCATAtcacacaaatatatttttatctgtaagttttacttttttgaGGAATTCAAGACCACGTCATAATccaagaaaggagagaagagtATGAATTTTAGAAACGGCTCTTGTGCAGTTCCTTGGCCGTGCCGTGGTGTGCATTGGTGACTCGGCGattcctcctgcagagctgtgcagtgcctgCTGCGTAACAGTCGTGTGACTTTGTTCTCCAGCCATGATTTATGGTCAGACAGCACTATCTAGGAAAGGTTTCTGACGGTTATTGCTTCTCTTGGCCTGAGACACACTGTGCTCTTATGGGGGGTGTCTGGTGAGGTAAAAACGGAGCTTAGGCACTTGGAAAGCCTGTGGCAACTTGTCTGCAGGAGGTCCCAAACCTTGTTAGATGGAGTGCAACGGCCAGAGCAGCAATGGGCGAGCCATCCTGCGGcgtgtccctgtgtgcctgcggccagcagcagagcatgTGAGGCGTGATGTGTTCAGTGGCGGTGGGCAGCAAAGGCGAGCAGCCCTGCGGAGCGATGCTGGGCACTGCGTCATCGCCCACTGCTCCGCGGGAGCtgttccctgcagcagggaaagggctcCTGGGGGCTCTAAAGAGCAGCGCCTGCGCCCGGCAAGCGCCATCGACACAAAGGCCGCCGGGTCTCCGCGGCTGGCCGCAGCTGATGGGCTTCCGCAGCCCTTGTGCCAGGGCGGGAGGCGGCTGGGGCCCGCCAGGGTGACGGGTAGTTTCCCAGGAAGGGCGGCGCCGCAGAGATCCTGCTGTATGTACAGTCCAGAGCCGCCCATCCCCAAGGACAGAAGAACACTTCCCTGAAGGCCCCAGGGCGGAAGGCTCCGGGCGCGGCAGCTACGGCCGCCGCGcagccccgcccggcccgcggGCGGCCCTGGCCCCGCGCACAGCGGCCCCGCCCGGCCTCGCCCCCTGGCAGGGCCCGCCTTCCCGCaggcccccgccgccgccggggctgCCCGCTCCAGCGCCTGTCGGGCCGCGGCGCCGCCCTGCGGCTCCTGGCTCAGCGGTGCGGGGCCGCGGCGCCGCTCGCCGTTGCCGAGCTCTGGGCCGCGAGCGCCGGCGCGTCCCGCGGGCCGGGTGCCGGTGCGGCGCGGCAGGCGGAGCAGGCGGCGGCtggggcggccccggcgcgcCGGGGTCctgagcggcggcggcggcgggcgggcggatCGGTGTCTCCTTCACTTCGCCCTCCAGTGCCCGCGGCTGCAGCAGCGCGGCCTTAGCACGGCCCCACCCGCCCGCgaccggccccggccccgctctgCCGCCTGCCCGCGACACACAGGTGCCGGCCCCGGCCGCGACCGGCCCCGCGGGGCGAGGGGGGGCGGGCGGGGCTCGCCCGCTGGCGAGCGGTTCTGGGGCCGCGTGGGCCGGGGGTAGCGGGGCCGCGGGCGCGTCCCAGCGCTCCCGGGTtcggcggggcgggccgggggctctCCGCGCGGGCTGCCCCCGCGGCCGGGCTCGGGtgcgcggggcgcggcggggcggagGGTCAGGCCGGGATGCCCAAGATGGCCGCGCCGAGCGGGTCGGTTCACCttgcggcggggcgggcggcgcgccTGGCGCCGGGCCTGggggccctgccctgcccgggctgcGGCCGCATCCCCGCTCTCCGTTCGCGGCCCTTCCCCTCTGGGAGGCGCTGCTTTACTGCCCCCGCCTTCGCTTTCTGAGCCGTAGTCCGTTTCCAGACCTTGTCCTTAAAGTTTCCGTATTGGCCTGGCCGATATTAGGCTTGCGTGTCCGCCTCCGGCCTGTAAGTAGGGAGAGGGTTAATGCAAGGGTAAGGcggtgggtttttttttttttttttttttttttcttttcttttcttttctttaagctCTGTGTAGTATCGGCGTAAGCCTGAAGGTCACCGTCTGTCTGAtgtattttaacaaattaattatttaataatctCAATTTTTCTGTTGCACTTTATTTGGATACTGGATAATTTCAGCAtagttgttgcttttttaaattgcGTGAATACAGCTTTTTTATCTGTTATAGGCTGATACGGTTTGTAGCTTGATCTTGAATATCTTGCGATCTTAAAATTGTTAGAAATCCTAATAGAGGTCTGTGGCATTCCTTAATTGTAGGGCGTGAGAGTTTTGAAATACTGCCTCGAAGGAGAACTGTGATCTAGTAATTTCAGTAAcgttaatatatttttctgttcttggggtgattctttcttttatctCAGAAGAAGGCAAGATTGTGGCTCTCGAGTAGCAgattaatttaacttttttcatCGCGGTGGCATGAAACAAAGATTAGGGTGGAGCTCTCACTTGGTTCAAGTATATTCTGTACTTCAAGTCGATTATTTTACAGTTCTTACAACTAACCTCTAGCAGCTAAATGATGCTTATTGTTTAGTCACTTCTAATTAGTAGTTTTTACGTGAAAGGTGCTTCAAAATACggttgaaaaaattatttgcaattaTAAGAATTTGCGAATCTAGCTAACACTGGAGGACacaggattgattttttttatggcCTTGGTTTCATTTAATGAGTGCTGGTTTATCACACATTTAGTATATCTGAAATTAACTCTTGGTTTCCTGTTTTGTCCTCTTCCATCTGTAACATCAGTATTACGCTATTAGAACAGCAGTGTGACAGTTGTACTctctttcagcattttattACAAAACTTTCATCTGTAGGATGGAGTGTCTAGCAAGTACTGGCTGGTTTCCCTGAAGTGGTAAGGATGCTTAACTAGGCCAGAATAAAACAGCAACAGCGTTTTTACTGTAATAATCCTCTGAATTTTGAAACAGATACAGGTTTGTTACCTTCTCAGGACATTTATGTTTAGCATAAATCTCTTGTCTGTTCTGGTTGTCTAGACAGATTGGAAAcattgaaaacaaaaggcaaaagctCATTTATTTACACTGTAAAAGCATGTCTATGCTAAAGTCTAATATAAAACTTAAGAACTAGAAATAATTATTCTGCTGATGCTAGTTAGAGATGAGACCTGTTGATTAAGGGAGACATGTAGCTAAACCTTCTCTATAATAATTTACCTAAATAAAACCAACTCATTGAAAAATGTGCAGCAGACCTCTACAGGCAGGAGTTCTCACACTCTCTTGTAATTTGGTCTATCACTTGCTTCTTTCTATGGAATAAATATTAGGAAACATTCAATGACTTGTCACTGGGATTCGGGTCTGTTCTTCTACAGACTTGAACTTGGGTAAAGTGTCTTTAAACTTCAGATGCTCTAAGCCATTTTCatgtctctttaaaaaaaatcgTTTAGTTTTATTGCCTCGACAACCGGACTTGTTCTTGAGCAAGTGAGAGGGGCCTTGATATAGTGACCTGGTTGTAGAGTTTAGACGTTTTTGCTAAAGAAGTTTTTCTGAGTTCCTGTGTATGTGTATGAAACGTGAGTGTAAATATTGTTCCTCAGAGGAAGTTGAAATTATCCCTTTAGGGCAATAGGGAGCTAAAGTAGGGTGCTCTGGAAGACTGCATTATGAATTGTAGAAAAGTCAGCAACAGTTTTCTGCCCTCCTATTGATTGCTAAAGTAGTgtgtggtggttttattttattttattttatttttggttataTAGTAGTTATAGTAGTAATTATATAATACAATTTGGCTGTGTATGGGAGGTGTAATTAGGGTTTGGAAGTCAACGTGTGAGCACACTGCCCTTGTTATTTTTCAAGTTctaaagactgatttttttttttttctttttaagtaaatgaaaaaatatctaCCACACAAAAGGAAGATAAGAAGTCAATAATGTTAATCTGACTTTCAGCTAAACAAATGTCACCTATCAGTTTGAGAAGATAAGATTTTTGTTTGGATGTGTTAAGCCTTTACATGGCCTTGTCTAGTTTCATTTTCCCCCATCCCCTTCTTCCCCCTTTCACTGCGTTGGGGGTGTTATTAATATGCTCTGTTTTCTATATTTCACAACTTTAAAATGCAGGGCCTCTGTAACAGCAGCTTCTTGCTATTGAAATCATGGGAAAAGACTGTCAAGGAGGTACAGATAAGAGTTCATGTTGCCAGGGAGGTGAGTGATATGGGCCTGGGTGAGACCTTAGCCTGGTGTGTGTCCGTGAGGCCGGAGCGCTGGGCCGTAGCTCATCTGCAGTGACAGGTTCTTTAACAGCGAGGTTGCCAGAGGCTCCCTGTCTCAGAAAGGCACTTGTAAAGAGATCTCTTCTCACAGACCCCACGCTCCTCCTACTCGGATGTTTTAAACCAACGGGACAACTTCCCAAACTTCCATCTGTATGTTATCAGATTGGTTGCTGGTTAATGGTTTTAGatctgcttttttaaattctatgTCTGCCGTGTAAAATATTGGGCAAAAATGAAATTGGAGAGCAGATATGCtctctttttacattttcaaaactaaaacCTTGTGGGTACTTTCAGGTAGTTTCCATAAGCATGAGTCAGCTTTGACTTTGTAGAACTTCAGGGAATAACTGTCTGCATTACAGGTTTTCAGATTTCTAGTGTCCAGTTTTTTTGGCAGTAACTATGCCAACTCTGGAAATGCGAGTTACTAGTTAATTTCTGGTAATGAGGGATGTATGGAGAAATCTACCTGAAAAATTAGGAACTGGATGGTCCTGTAATGCCTTTTCTCTGCAATGCCTCTTCTCTGCATAAGCTGAGAAAACATCCCATGTTCACAGTGACCTTTAGGGAAAATCTGGGTGTTTTACAGAATACTGCAGTATCATatctattaatttaaaatgtataattATATCTATTAATTCCCTTCATATAGGCGAATCTACCTTAAAGACTTATCTTGAAAGAATTGGGgtagcatttttttcctgtgtgcagTGGCAAAAGGTTCATTATTAATTAGCCCTTTACCTTTCAGCTCCAATGGCGATTCCTCCATCATACGTAGACCTTGGCAAACCTGCCAGAGATATCTTCAATAAAGGATATGGTAAGAACAGTACCCTTTATAAGTGGTGTTTGAGATGCAACAATGAATTGCCTTTTTAAGTGTGTATGGAAAATTGAATCATCAAATGCCATCGtttttggggaggaggaagatgtgCTATGTTTGTATCTTTACCAGCAACTAACAGATCGTTGAAGGCTTTTTGTGGACTGTTTTGGTGTGAAGGCTGTTAAATCTTACTGCTTGAGCCGCATAAATGCCAGAGGTGTACAAGTATGCAAGAATGTAAGCAGCAAGTGCAGTTTAACTTAGGAGCACACTTTGTTTACTggtctgtctgtgctgcctttgtTGATACAGAAAGGGTTATATACCAGTATAATGTTGTACCCTTTTTTGGACTAGGAAGAGGAATGGTTATTGGGATAAAGAATCCTTCCACgtcttaaaatgctttaaaatgcagACAGCTGCACAGTTAAATCGTTCTTTGTCACAgtgctgtttctttctgttctttggaaacgtggggtttttttcactagGACCGTTGCTCACCTCTCTGGATAACTATGTGAATTGACGCTCCCACAAAACGTAACTTACATTACAGTTCCAGTGGTTGTGTATTTTCCAGTGACTTTGCTTTTACAGTTTTTTACTTTAAGATATTTTATCTTGGTGCAGAAAGAGGCATTTTATGTGTTAGAATAGCTCTTTAAAAGGCATTGACTATAAAAACTGTTCCATTCCAGGAACAGAAAATAACGTGTTTCCTTTTGGAAGCTTCATTTGGTAGTTAAATGTACTTGTATAGATCTGAGAGGCACTCCTCTGCCTTGTTTTGGAGAGGCCTCCTTTACCTGCCGTGGCATTTAAAAGTTGGACGTTGCTGAAGTCAGTCTATAGCTGTTTATATACTTGTATATGTGTGGTACACTGCTGAGACTGCCTGAAAGACCAGCTTACTGAAAAATGTGCAGGGCTTTAGTTAAGCCCTAATCACATAACTTTGACTTCTGTTTTCTAAGGTTTTGGGTTGGTGAAACTGgatgtgaaaacaaaatctgcaaGCGGAGTGGTGAGTTTAAGTaacttttattaattttttttctagctatGTTCTGATACTTAGTTAAAAGGGAAACATTTCAGGTTAAAGTTAAGTATTTTATAGGTTATATGAATGATAAATATCTGATGTTAGATCTAATTTCAGATTCCCCTAAAGATCTGAATGTATCAGGAATATTGCCTTGTTCAGTAATCTGTGTATAATAAAAGGGTTTATTACTTGTCCCTCGTCTTACATGTGAAGGTGAacaaataaagtattttaatatacCAATTATAGtatacagattttatttctgaagtacTTTTGGTGGCAATTTCTGGCATCTTAATTCTTGCATGAAGTAGTTGGCATTGAATAAGCATGGTATTAAAATGTTGCAATAGTGTTCCATGCAAAATGTCTTGGTCATGCAAGCAGTGCTCCCTGTAACTTTTATCTATTTCTAGAACAGATTTTGCAAGATAGcaaggtagattttttttttctccccataaCTGGAGCCTGAGCAGTGTAACTTGCTATTGGAAACAAGGTTTGTGGGGTATATGCTCTGTTTTTTCTAGAAGTCTGTGTGCCAACTGAAACACAGTTTGCAAGAGCCCTATTACAGAGGTAGTTGTTCTTACTATAGCTTGTTTCTTTGGAGGACTACCAGTTATGCTGGTAAAACTCTCTGCAAAATCCAAGCTCTGATGTGAATCCTGTATCAGTTACAAGCCATTCTTCCTGGGAGGAGAAACTGCTGGCATAtatgtactgcagatgttttaAAGCAGAGATAAGAGATAATACAATAATTGGCTTATGCTGAAGCTGTTGCCCCAATGCTTACAGTCACATAGACCCTGTGCAGTAGGAATAGCACAAAGCAAGAAGTTAAAGCTGAAGGTATTTGTGTAgttcccatcccttcccagaGTGCTTAAGGACCTGTGATATcaaatctgtttttccttctgggaaAGGTGAGTGTGAGGAGTCTGTTTGAAAATAATGTTGTGTATGGAGGAAGACAGAGatcaaaatgtttatttatatgttttaaaaagttgaaaTAATGGTCTTCTTAAATAATAAGGTCAATAATACTTCACTGGAAAGAGCACTTTAACAGGTATTTGCAAACCTGGCTTCCACTTCTAATTACCTTCAGTTTTTGAATAGTGGTACACAGAAACTATTCATTCTATTCTTTGTGAGAATCCAAACGGTGAGAGACATCAGTGGTTACTTCCTTTAATAAAGAAATGTGAGTGATACTGTTGACTTCGGAGTTACTTTCAAGAATTCCAGGTCAGATTATACCATACTATAAACACAGCCTGTTTGCTTAGCTCCCACTTCAAACGTGGGTGTTGTTTCTGTGTGTCATTGAACCAAAGTGCAGGGCAATAGGAATTTTATAGGTGTCAGTAAAAGGTGTGTCTGTGGCTGCTATGAAAGGCTAGTGCATTGGGCAGACTCAGaactctttaaaaaacagttaaaaCCCCAACCCGAACACACACCACCCCCCATTTTGAAAAATGATGCCATTCTATGGCAGTTGCACACTGTCTTCAGGGATGGTTGACAAGAGTAATGAAAATACATATATGATTCTTAAAGAATTTTACTGGAGTTGTAATATGTGCCTAATAGTGTTCTTGGCtcttggtttgattttttaagtTGGTCATTGGGAATATCAAACAGCCTTACATTTCAAGAATTTGTTGCTGCTTTAGAGGAGAATCTTTATGGTGGCTACTGTCTTGCTTTTGTGTTAATTGGTCACCCTGTACATTTTGTAACAGTGGCAGGAACACTGCAGTTGAGATGGGGATTGTGGGGAGGCCTCCCTGTGGGCATGAGTCAGTAATAATTCTTGACTGTGCTATTCtattctcccttctctcctgcaAGTTGtctactgattttatttttttttccatataataACAAGTTCTTGGTGCTTGCAGAAGGAGACACTCTGTAATGCTTTCAGGATCATATGtatcttctgtgctttttagGAATTCACAACGTCTGGTTCATCGAACACAGACACTGGAAAAGTGAATGGGAGCTTGGAGACCAAATACAAGTGGGCTGAGTATGGTCTgactttcacagaaaaatggaaCACAGATAACACTCTGGGAACAGAAATTGCAATTGAAGATCAGGTAATAAATTAtgagaatatttatttgttttacctCTGTGTAAGAACTGAATTTATGGCTTTATCTTATCTTCTCCCCCCTTCAATTAGATTGCCAAAGGCTTGAAGTTGACATTTGATACAACTTTCTCACCAAATACAGGGTAAGAATTGTTAATGTTTTTACCTTAGTTAGGGAGTAACGTCACCCATGGTCCATTGATCTAGTCTGTGGTATTGACAGAGCTGTTTGTATGATTTGCTGTTGATCTGTCTTAGCAAATCCCAATGCTAAAGGCTTCTGCCCTTTACCATGACATCACTATGGGGTTAGTATTGCACATTTCAcaagtttgtgtttttttctgggatagAAACACCTGGAAGATGGCAGGAAACATGAAACTCCTGCTACATTCATCAGAAAATACCTGTTTGCCATAGCCTTGAGTGCTTGTAATGGCTGTACTTGTCACTGCTCCAGGGGATGCATATGCGAGGCATTTATATACATTGTGTAGAGTCATAGGACTCTTGAAATTGGAAGGTCATTGGGATAGATCATGTATGCTTGTCTTAGATAactcttttctctgtttcagaaagaaaagtggTAAAATTAAGTCAACTTATAAACGTGAATGCGTGAACCTAGGTTGTGATGTTGACTTTGACTTTGCTGGACCTGCAATCCATGGTTCAGCTGTCTTTGGTTATGAAGGCTGGCTTGCTGGTTATCAGATGACTTTTGATAGTGCCAAATCGAAATTgacaagaaataatttctctgtggGATACAAGACTGGAGACTTCCAACTGCACACTAATGTGTAAGTACTGTAAAAGCTTCTCCAGCTTTCCAGAAGTAGGCTTTCTTCACCTTTCCTTCTAGTCAAAGTACAAATGCTTGAAATATCAAGAGGCACCCACAAGGCCATTAATGgagtgcatttttttaataggaaactCAAAATAAATGTGATACTTTGTATCTCGTTTTCAAAACAGGAAACACCTGTGGCTGTTTAGCATTTGCAGCATATATGATACAGCTTGCCAAATACTGAAGTATGTTCAAATTGGAAGTGCAGTACTTCAGTTGTGCAGAAATAATGCTTCTTCTGGCTATCTCATTATATTGAATTGTATCAGATTACAATATAAGGACAGTAGATTTGTTAGAGGTAGTAATTACTGTTGCAATCATGCTGTACTAGTTTTTTGAGTACGACTAAggcttttcttctggattttttgtAGAGGTTCATCTTCTTGTCTGTCAGGGATTAAGAGTGCATGAAACAGTGTAAACAAGTgtaagatatttttcttcagacttCCTGCCTTTAGATATTATTTCAGAGCAATCTGATCAAAACCTACTGAAAAACATGGTGTTTTCAatctaaattaataaaattggTGGAGTTTTATTGTGTTAATATAGTTAAAAGTTTTTGCTTTTGAAGGGAAAGCATGGGGATTGTATCTGTCTGAATTAATGGAAATTGAGGAATATAGGAGAAAACTATGAAATAGTTTAGAGTCCAGGCTGTAAGAATTCCATTTCAATTTACTAATGTAAAACATTGTGACAGATTTTTGAAAAGTCACCCAGTTCTGTAGGAGCTTCACATCTTCAATGATCATATAATTCAGAAGGTCCATTTTGTAAGCATTGACACACATCAGTCTGGTTTTTAAGGATGTGGGCAGGAATTCTGTTGAAGGACTTTGTCTGACAGCTGACATGAGAAATAGCTGTAGCACTctgaaatacctttttatttccatttattacTGCTGTTCAATTTTGCCCTGAAGCCTTTGTTCTCCTTCCCGTCTCTTATCAAAAAATGTGAAACAACTCAAACTTTTGAAGTTCTTACTTGAATAAAAATCTGAAGTAGTTAAAAAAgagggggaggggaaaggggtGGATTATGCAAATAGGAAACTAACTTTTCTCTTAATTTGTGCAGCAATGATGGTTCCGAATTTGGTGGGTCAATTTACCAAAAAGTGAGTGACTGTCTTGAAACTGCTGTGAACCTGGCTTGGACAGCAGGTAGCAACAGCACTCGCTTTGGCATTGCAGCTAAATACAAGTTGGACTGCACTGCTTCTATTTCAGTAAGTATGGCTGTAACCCAAAGGGTTGTGCAAAGTACACTGTATTTTCAGTTGCTGTGAATCTGTGTGTAATTAGTACAGAATAGGCTGGGAGACCTTGTGGGAATTATAATTAAACCAGCAGTATTAAAATCCTGTAATATTGCTTACAGCAAAGTCTCATAGAATCTGACTGTCAAATGTGCTTATGTTAGGGATCCTACTgtatatattaaaagaaaaacacagtttaaaaagcTTGTTTCTGATCCTGTAAGTTTCCACATTATTTTTTGTAAACCAGATTTTGGGGAGCTCTGTCACATTCTCATGGTAGGAACTCTGGCAATACTGGTTAAAATTAGTTGATAAGCAGCAAAGTTTTCTGTATGTTACAAAATTGGAATCATTATCTTGAGGAAGTGATACGAAGTAGGATAAATAATGTCTTAAGACATTATTTTGTACATGTTGTTTATGATGGTACTACAAAATGTTTGCTGCATGACTGATTGGACTTGCAAGATACTAATTCCTGTGTAATAATATGAACATGGAGGAGTCTTCTGATGTGGCATTTTTTGGCAGACGGTGGTAAATGGCTCTGGCCTTCTGAAAAAGGGGAGGGGGTGAAGTTTACCTGCAAAATCACATTCTAATAACAGTTCTCCCTGCCTTCGCATTCTCCATGCTCTTAAATATGTCATTGCTTCAAAATGTTACTGCTCCAGCTGTAAGTTGAGTGACGAGGGCATAGCTGGAAGGAGGGAATTCAGGAAACACGGGCATACTGAAAGAGCAGATAAAATTTGGTTGAACTGATAACAGCAGTTTTGCCATAGTTAGTCTAGATTCTGAATGGAAGCAAGTAACTAACCAGTTACAACATTTcagttgcttctttttttttttttttttctttaggcaAAAGTGAACAATTCTAGTCTAGTTGGAGTGGGTTACACCCAGACCCTGAGGCCAGGTAAGACCTATCATGTGAATTATGTTACATATGTATATCTTCAGTGCatgctaaagaaaataattgagatCTCTGCATTTATAtgcaatatttttccttcagaaatttttttctttggaggcCAAGTAGATATTTTGTGGTAGCTTCAGTCATACATCAAACCTTTATCTAAACGTGACATCTATTTAACCTGATGGTATTAATTTATCATATTCTTCACTGATCTGTGCAGGAGTGGACTGTATTATGTTGGACAGCTTAAGGCTTTAAAGCTTAAGCTTTAGGCTAGGCATAGCATGTCTTCTTTTTTGGCACTGCTTTGTCCAATCATACCATGTTGAATGATAGCAGGTCTTCAAATTATGAATAATTGTCAAAACCCCACACTTCCTGCTCTTcttattt
This is a stretch of genomic DNA from Sylvia atricapilla isolate bSylAtr1 chromosome 8, bSylAtr1.pri, whole genome shotgun sequence. It encodes these proteins:
- the VDAC2 gene encoding voltage-dependent anion-selective channel protein 2 isoform X2, producing the protein MAIPPSYVDLGKPARDIFNKGYGFGLVKLDVKTKSASGVEFTTSGSSNTDTGKVNGSLETKYKWAEYGLTFTEKWNTDNTLGTEIAIEDQIAKGLKLTFDTTFSPNTGKKSGKIKSTYKRECVNLGCDVDFDFAGPAIHGSAVFGYEGWLAGYQMTFDSAKSKLTRNNFSVGYKTGDFQLHTNVNDGSEFGGSIYQKVSDCLETAVNLAWTAGSNSTRFGIAAKYKLDCTASISAKVNNSSLVGVGYTQTLRPGVKLTLSALIDGKSINAGGHKLGLGLELEA
- the VDAC2 gene encoding voltage-dependent anion-selective channel protein 2 isoform X1, which codes for MGKDCQGGTDKSSCCQGAPMAIPPSYVDLGKPARDIFNKGYGFGLVKLDVKTKSASGVEFTTSGSSNTDTGKVNGSLETKYKWAEYGLTFTEKWNTDNTLGTEIAIEDQIAKGLKLTFDTTFSPNTGKKSGKIKSTYKRECVNLGCDVDFDFAGPAIHGSAVFGYEGWLAGYQMTFDSAKSKLTRNNFSVGYKTGDFQLHTNVNDGSEFGGSIYQKVSDCLETAVNLAWTAGSNSTRFGIAAKYKLDCTASISAKVNNSSLVGVGYTQTLRPGVKLTLSALIDGKSINAGGHKLGLGLELEA